A part of Carettochelys insculpta isolate YL-2023 chromosome 1, ASM3395843v1, whole genome shotgun sequence genomic DNA contains:
- the LOC142007668 gene encoding olfactory receptor 52P1-like — MSAANLTPSIPDTFLLLGIPGLEAAHLWISVPVCTMYVVIIVGNCTLLLVIATEPALHRPMCYFLCMLAAIDLGSSACIQPKLLCIFWFQAREINAGACLAQLFFIHSISMTWSGVLLAMALDRYVAICAPLQYNSVFTSRLVAKLCMAALARGMLLMSPCPFLIKRLSFCRGNVIPHTYCEHMAVVNLACGNTIVNQVYGLSAALFVIGGDLLFIGLSYCLIVRAVLRLSSREARIKAFGTCSSHICVILISYTPALFSFFTHRFGHHVSPHIHVILANLYFMLPPLLHPIVYGVRIKAIREGVVRVILRGTVSS, encoded by the coding sequence ATGTCGGCTGCCAACCTGACGCCTTCTATCCCTGACACgttcctgctgctgggcatcccgGGGCTGGAAGCAGCTCACCTCTGGATCTCGGTACCCGTGTGCACCATGTATGTGGTGATCATCGTTGGGAACTGCACCCTTCTCCTAGTCATTGCCACAGAGCCCGCCCTGCACCGACCCATGTGCTATTTCCTGTGCATGCTGGCTGCCATTGATCTAGGATCCTCCGCCTGTATCCAGCCAAAGCTGCTCTGCATCTTCTGGTTCCAGGCCAGGGAGATCAATGCCGGAGCCTGCCTGGCCCAGTTGTTCTTCATCCACTCCATTTCCATGACGTGGTCTGGCGTGCTGCTAGCCATGGCCCTGgatcgctatgtggccatctgcgCGCCCTTGCAATACAATTCAGTCTTCACCAGCCGCCTTGTGGCCAAGCTGTGCATGGCAGCTCTGGCCAGGGGGATGCTGCTCATGAGCCCCTGTCCCTTCTTGATCAAGAGGCTGTCCTTCTGCCGGGGCAATGTTATCCCACACACGTACTGCGAGCACATGGCAGTGGTGAACTTGGCTTGTGGAAACACCATCGTTAATCAGGTCTACGGCCTCAGCGCAGCTTTGTTCGTCATCGGTGGGGACCTGCTGTTTATCGGCCTGTCTTATTGTCTGATTGTCAGGGCAGTGCTGCGCCTTTCGTCCCGGGAGGCCCGGATCAAGGCCTTTGgtacctgcagctcccacatctGTGTCATCCTCATCTCCTACACCCCGGCCCTCTTCTCCTTCTTCACCCACCGCTTTGGCCACCACGTGTCTCCCCATATCCATGTTATTCTGGCCAACCTCTACTTCATGCTCCCACCTCTGCTGCACCCCATTGTGTATGGGGTGAGGATCAAGGCGATCCGGGAGGGGGTTGTCAGGGTGATCCTGCGGGGCACAGTTTCCTCCTAA